One region of Moraxella sp. ZY210820 genomic DNA includes:
- a CDS encoding phosphopantetheine-binding protein: MSNLTQEVKQMIIDVLMLEDTSLDDIEDDAPLFGDGLGLDSIDALELGVALKKRYNIQLNAESDDTKNHFKSVNSLVELIATHQA; this comes from the coding sequence ATGAGTAATTTAACCCAAGAAGTCAAGCAAATGATTATTGATGTCTTAATGCTTGAAGATACTAGCCTAGATGATATTGAAGATGATGCACCATTATTTGGTGATGGTTTAGGTTTAGATTCGATTGATGCATTAGAATTAGGCGTTGCATTAAAAAAACGTTATAATATTCAGCTCAATGCAGAATCTGATGACACCAAAAATCATTTTAAATCTGTTAATAGTTTAGTGGAATTAATTGCAACACATCAAGCATAA
- a CDS encoding glycosyltransferase family 2 protein, which yields MTIFKPCLILPVYNHPHYLLRLAEHIQQYDCTIIFIDDGSHAECKAILQQIQNQYPETIVLQHEYNQGKGQAVMTGLDYAYQHGFSHALQLDVDGQHDWQDIDKFLKSAQQHPQAMIIGNPIYADDVPKSRLYGRYATHIWVWINSLSFAIKDSMCGFRVYPVPACWRILQKYTLRKRMGFDSEILVYLRWQGIDFINIPTKVIYPEDGISHFRLWEDNIELSKMHAQLFFGMLWRLPYLLWKKIAKGSSS from the coding sequence ATGACTATATTTAAACCATGTTTAATTTTGCCTGTTTATAATCACCCACATTATTTACTGCGTTTGGCTGAACATATCCAACAATATGACTGCACTATTATTTTTATTGATGATGGCAGTCATGCAGAATGCAAGGCTATTTTACAGCAAATCCAAAATCAATATCCTGAAACCATTGTATTACAACATGAATATAATCAAGGTAAAGGACAAGCCGTTATGACAGGCTTAGATTATGCTTATCAACATGGTTTTAGCCATGCCTTACAACTTGATGTTGATGGTCAGCACGATTGGCAAGATATTGATAAATTTTTAAAATCTGCACAACAGCATCCACAAGCAATGATTATTGGTAATCCAATTTATGCTGATGATGTGCCTAAAAGTCGCTTATATGGTCGCTATGCAACACATATTTGGGTGTGGATTAATTCGCTTTCTTTTGCCATCAAAGATAGTATGTGTGGCTTTCGTGTCTATCCTGTGCCTGCCTGTTGGCGTATTCTGCAAAAATATACTTTGCGTAAGCGTATGGGCTTTGATAGCGAAATTTTAGTATATTTACGTTGGCAAGGCATTGATTTTATTAATATACCAACTAAAGTCATTTATCCTGAAGATGGGATTTCTCATTTTAGATTATGGGAAGATAATATCGAATTATCCAAAATGCACGCACAATTATTTTTTGGTATGCTATGGCGTTTACCCTATTTATTATGGAAAAAAATCGCCAAAGGGTCATCGTCATGA
- a CDS encoding acyltransferase codes for MTQANDWNTQQEKGSFFLLKLTVWLYRHLGHYVFTLILNIIIFWYWLFSPKTRRVSLEYLQRVAQYNPQLFATKPNIWHSYVHLRQFGIAILDKIDAWLGQTTEHDLQLFGHEHIRQYYGKGAVIMVSHFGNIELLRAIKSDHHQQVNVLVYNQHAEQFNVFLQSINPKAGVRLISVAELGIETAMVLQQRLDAGEWIIIAVDRVPIHSTRQQAIDFLGEPAYFPEGAWWLAHLLQAPVIAVFCYRAMQQQQQTFQLHIHPLSEKFQLPRQQRQQVLQQYMSQYVQLLEQHCLNAPYQWFNFFDFWIKK; via the coding sequence ATGACACAAGCAAACGATTGGAATACACAACAAGAAAAAGGCAGTTTTTTCCTGCTTAAATTAACCGTATGGCTCTATCGTCATTTAGGACACTATGTATTTACACTGATTTTAAATATTATCATTTTTTGGTATTGGCTATTTTCACCTAAAACACGGCGTGTATCTTTAGAATATTTACAACGTGTCGCCCAATACAATCCACAATTATTTGCTACAAAACCAAACATTTGGCATAGTTATGTGCATTTACGTCAATTTGGTATTGCTATTTTGGATAAAATTGATGCTTGGCTGGGTCAAACCACAGAACACGATTTACAACTGTTTGGTCATGAACATATCCGTCAATATTATGGCAAAGGTGCAGTGATTATGGTTTCACACTTTGGTAATATTGAATTATTGCGTGCCATTAAATCAGACCATCACCAACAAGTGAATGTTTTGGTATATAATCAACATGCTGAACAGTTTAATGTTTTTTTACAGTCAATTAATCCTAAAGCAGGTGTACGTTTAATTTCGGTGGCAGAGCTAGGGATAGAAACGGCAATGGTTTTACAACAACGTTTAGATGCTGGCGAATGGATTATCATTGCGGTGGATAGAGTGCCAATTCATTCTACACGCCAACAAGCCATTGATTTTTTAGGCGAGCCTGCCTATTTTCCTGAAGGTGCGTGGTGGTTGGCACATTTATTGCAAGCCCCTGTGATAGCGGTGTTTTGTTATCGTGCGATGCAACAACAGCAACAAACATTTCAGCTCCATATTCACCCATTGAGTGAGAAATTTCAATTACCACGTCAGCAACGCCAGCAGGTTTTACAGCAATATATGTCGCAATATGTGCAATTATTAGAGCAACATTGTTTAAATGCACCATATCAATGGTTTAATTTTTTTGATTTTTGGATAAAGAAATAA
- a CDS encoding acyl carrier protein has protein sequence MLSQEQILEQLRNWMEELFEIDPETIQMESNLYTDLDIDSIDAVDLVVKIRQATGQQIKPEDFKSVRTIADVVETIQKLQAK, from the coding sequence ATGCTCAGCCAAGAACAAATCTTAGAACAATTACGCAATTGGATGGAAGAGTTATTTGAAATTGACCCTGAAACCATTCAAATGGAATCTAATCTTTATACTGATTTAGATATTGACAGTATTGATGCGGTTGATTTAGTGGTTAAAATCCGCCAAGCAACAGGTCAGCAAATTAAACCTGAAGATTTTAAATCAGTGCGTACCATTGCCGATGTAGTTGAAACCATTCAAAAACTACAAGCTAAATAG
- a CDS encoding beta-ketoacyl synthase chain length factor yields the protein MHGHLSSLIYADANTELTAIQDIPAIQRRRLSPLAKIALHTAKTVLQQHHGEIDYIVWSSCYGDEHTTLSIMQDIAQEELPSPAQFSTSVHNAISGLYSILFQDNTPATSLSSMPHHSWQDALLEAYSYLQIHHKKNALIVYYDAPLPEVYQIVDKHHHNIQTTHIHAISAILSLDKPANLSMQFKSMNQPHDEPQAKAFYDFWYSEQQQWQSQAWIFEKHDSQN from the coding sequence ATGCACGGTCATTTATCATCACTTATCTATGCAGATGCTAATACTGAACTCACAGCGATTCAGGACATTCCCGCTATACAGCGTCGTCGTTTATCGCCTTTAGCTAAAATCGCCTTGCATACAGCCAAAACAGTGTTACAACAACATCATGGTGAGATAGATTATATCGTTTGGTCATCTTGCTATGGCGATGAACACACCACTTTAAGCATTATGCAAGATATCGCCCAAGAAGAATTACCATCACCTGCACAATTTTCAACATCAGTACACAATGCAATTTCTGGACTTTATTCTATTTTATTTCAAGATAATACGCCTGCAACTAGTTTGAGCAGTATGCCTCATCATAGCTGGCAAGATGCCTTATTGGAAGCCTATAGTTATTTGCAAATTCATCATAAAAAAAATGCACTGATTGTGTATTACGATGCACCTTTACCAGAAGTATATCAAATTGTAGATAAACATCATCACAATATACAAACCACACATATTCATGCGATTTCTGCTATTTTATCGTTAGATAAACCTGCAAATTTATCTATGCAATTCAAAAGCATGAATCAGCCACATGATGAACCACAAGCCAAAGCATTTTATGATTTTTGGTATAGTGAACAGCAACAATGGCAAAGCCAAGCATGGATTTTTGAAAAGCATGATAGCCAAAATTAA
- a CDS encoding NAD(P)/FAD-dependent oxidoreductase: MQTIHTDVVIIGAGPSGSSAASLLCQKGYKVIIIERQHFPRFSIGESLLPQSMIFLEEAKLLDKIKAHVATEHFQFKDGARFLRGTETAYYNFTEKFTAGPGTTWQVRRASFDHLLAQGAIEQGAEIRFGETVLAVDIAGEKPCITVQNEQHETYQIQAKFLLDASGFGRILPKLLDLEYPSNFPVRQAIFTHIEDGITQHPSFDRNKILITVHEKDHRIWYWLIPFADGRASFGVVAEQAILESYQRKHEDNEPEHILKRILADDVALSDVLKHAKFDTPVRTLVGYSANVKQLYGHRFALLGNAGEFLDPVFSSGVTIALKSSSMAVPLVDKVLQGQEVDWQNEYENPLRKGINVFRAYVEAWYHGDFQDVVFSKHQNENVRNMVSSLLAGYAWDDSNPMNNQSARHLKTLAEYCRMQDNR, translated from the coding sequence ATGCAAACCATACACACTGATGTCGTTATTATTGGTGCAGGGCCTTCGGGTAGTTCTGCAGCAAGTTTATTATGCCAAAAAGGATATAAAGTCATCATTATTGAACGACAGCATTTTCCACGTTTTTCCATTGGCGAATCTTTATTACCGCAATCAATGATATTTTTGGAAGAAGCGAAATTATTAGACAAAATTAAAGCACACGTTGCCACGGAACATTTCCAATTTAAAGATGGTGCAAGATTTTTGCGTGGTACAGAAACGGCTTATTATAATTTTACAGAAAAATTTACTGCAGGACCAGGAACAACATGGCAAGTTCGCCGAGCTAGTTTTGACCATTTACTCGCTCAAGGAGCAATAGAACAAGGAGCTGAAATCCGCTTTGGCGAAACCGTACTTGCCGTTGATATCGCAGGTGAAAAACCATGTATTACCGTACAAAATGAACAACATGAAACTTATCAAATTCAAGCTAAATTCTTACTTGATGCGAGCGGTTTTGGACGTATTTTACCAAAATTACTGGACTTAGAATATCCGTCTAATTTTCCAGTTCGTCAGGCAATTTTTACCCACATTGAAGATGGCATCACACAACATCCAAGTTTTGACCGCAATAAAATTTTAATTACCGTGCATGAAAAAGACCATCGCATTTGGTATTGGTTAATTCCTTTTGCAGATGGACGAGCATCATTTGGTGTCGTAGCTGAACAAGCCATTTTAGAAAGTTATCAACGTAAACATGAAGATAATGAACCAGAACATATTTTAAAACGTATTTTGGCTGATGATGTTGCTCTGTCAGATGTATTAAAACACGCTAAATTTGATACACCTGTACGTACTTTGGTCGGTTATTCTGCGAATGTTAAACAATTATATGGTCATCGTTTTGCCTTACTGGGTAATGCAGGCGAATTTTTAGACCCTGTATTTTCATCAGGTGTTACCATCGCCTTAAAATCATCAAGCATGGCCGTTCCCTTAGTAGATAAAGTATTACAAGGACAAGAAGTCGATTGGCAAAACGAATATGAAAACCCTTTACGCAAGGGTATTAACGTATTTCGTGCTTATGTGGAAGCATGGTATCACGGTGATTTTCAAGATGTCGTTTTCTCTAAACATCAAAATGAAAATGTGCGGAATATGGTCAGTTCACTTTTGGCAGGTTATGCGTGGGACGATAGTAATCCGATGAATAACCAATCAGCACGCCATTTAAAAACGTTGGCAGAATATTGTCGTATGCAAGACAATCGATAG
- a CDS encoding MMPL family transporter gives MHFLNWRNNPHSVPSRYRIATYVWLTIVMVVAIIMMSMWWQKSIHIQSDIVKLLPNLAVPEHVLETQQKVNQQLNRNAFIMLQSQDKQALEKATEQFEQAITQSTLWQPLQKNSSSEQFASTLYQQRTGLLDTQSRQFLQQGQYDALLEKSMLQMLNPIMPIHEQMLKDDPLLLFSQYLMQQAQGNQGNIELEQGWATHQQVLSDDENPESLYSRLIVLQLTQSPYNIDYQQQTSDWLKQIQQQIQAQSNDKTHQVNMLWSGTLAFATFGTQSAEYEISTIGLGSSIGIILLVLFGFRSVRPLFTEFIAVSIGSLMAFAVTHWLFGEVHLMTLVFGASLIGASVDFSFYFMALQSQYRNQNGFNVLTPVLPSLFLGLMTTILAYLFLTLTPFPAFKQISVFSMVGLFSAWVSSILLLPRLPALNVQPALNCLAFLQRSRVAIVHRPIRRYTIIALTLIVSAFGLNHVQFNDDVRNLQSADPTLIAHDKKIRELFSAQGSSEYFIISSNNATETEQAEIQLLDQLSTLQQQGKIETFQAAGQWYNTQLHQQNIELLQKIPTSYLQQYAQAMQIPLVQLQLWQQQLAQQATLNFDSFKTHPLAQLILSEHERVVLLHGIHDKTALQALQNKHVYFMQPTTALSEQFALHRQQAQWLLLGAMLSLAILIGILYGYRSILPIMLPVSLALALTFAIQAMLNVQLNLFSIMGCFLILGIGVDYAIFYRHAGQRDDVVSMALFLCMLSTLFGFGLLSLSNTYAIFCFGFTVLCGVILSYIFASYLTPVDQDYFSKGQQNANHTH, from the coding sequence ATGCACTTTTTGAATTGGCGAAATAATCCACATAGCGTACCATCACGTTATCGTATAGCAACCTATGTATGGCTGACGATTGTTATGGTAGTTGCCATCATTATGATGTCCATGTGGTGGCAAAAAAGTATTCATATTCAAAGTGATATTGTTAAATTATTACCTAATTTAGCCGTACCTGAACACGTCTTAGAAACACAACAAAAAGTCAATCAACAACTCAATCGTAATGCATTTATCATGCTACAAAGCCAAGATAAACAAGCATTAGAGAAAGCAACTGAGCAATTCGAACAAGCAATTACACAATCAACGCTTTGGCAACCTTTACAAAAAAATAGCTCATCAGAACAGTTTGCTAGCACTTTATATCAGCAACGTACAGGCTTACTCGATACACAAAGCAGGCAGTTTTTACAGCAAGGTCAATATGATGCCTTACTTGAAAAAAGTATGTTACAAATGCTCAATCCCATCATGCCGATTCATGAGCAAATGCTTAAAGATGACCCATTATTACTTTTCTCTCAATATTTAATGCAACAAGCTCAAGGCAATCAAGGCAATATTGAGCTGGAACAGGGCTGGGCAACACATCAGCAAGTTTTATCAGACGATGAAAATCCTGAGAGTTTATATTCACGTTTGATTGTTTTACAACTCACACAAAGTCCCTATAATATTGATTATCAACAACAAACAAGTGATTGGCTCAAACAAATACAACAACAAATTCAAGCACAATCTAATGATAAAACACATCAAGTCAATATGCTTTGGTCTGGCACACTCGCTTTTGCAACTTTTGGTACACAATCAGCCGAATATGAAATTTCTACTATAGGCTTAGGCTCTAGTATTGGAATTATTTTATTAGTATTATTTGGTTTTCGCTCGGTTCGCCCTCTATTTACTGAATTTATTGCAGTATCAATTGGATCATTAATGGCTTTTGCCGTCACTCATTGGCTATTTGGCGAAGTACATTTAATGACCTTAGTGTTTGGTGCAAGTTTGATTGGAGCCAGTGTTGATTTTTCTTTTTATTTTATGGCATTACAATCGCAATACCGAAATCAAAATGGCTTTAATGTTTTAACCCCTGTATTACCTAGTCTGTTTTTAGGACTCATGACGACTATTTTAGCCTATTTATTTTTAACACTTACACCATTTCCTGCTTTTAAACAAATTTCTGTATTTTCAATGGTAGGATTATTTTCAGCATGGGTAAGCAGTATTTTATTATTACCACGTTTACCTGCCTTAAATGTTCAACCCGCTTTAAATTGTTTAGCATTTTTACAACGTAGCCGTGTCGCAATTGTTCATCGACCAATACGCCGTTATACAATCATTGCTTTAACACTCATCGTGAGTGCTTTCGGTTTAAACCATGTTCAGTTTAATGATGATGTACGTAATTTACAAAGTGCTGACCCAACATTAATTGCTCATGATAAAAAAATCCGTGAATTATTTTCTGCTCAAGGTAGTAGTGAATATTTCATTATTAGCAGTAACAATGCAACAGAAACCGAACAAGCTGAAATTCAGCTATTAGACCAACTATCTACCCTACAACAACAAGGTAAAATTGAAACATTTCAAGCTGCAGGGCAATGGTATAATACTCAACTACACCAGCAAAATATTGAATTACTACAAAAAATTCCTACATCATATTTACAGCAATATGCTCAAGCGATGCAAATTCCATTGGTACAGTTACAACTATGGCAACAACAGCTAGCACAACAAGCAACTTTAAATTTTGATAGTTTTAAAACACATCCTTTAGCACAACTGATTTTATCCGAGCATGAACGTGTGGTATTATTACATGGCATTCATGATAAAACTGCACTACAAGCATTACAAAATAAGCATGTGTATTTTATGCAACCTACCACTGCATTATCAGAACAATTCGCCTTACATCGCCAACAAGCACAATGGCTACTCCTTGGAGCAATGTTAAGTTTAGCAATTTTAATTGGAATATTATACGGTTATCGCTCAATATTACCCATTATGCTCCCTGTAAGTTTAGCATTGGCTTTAACATTTGCTATTCAAGCGATGTTAAATGTACAATTAAACTTATTTAGCATTATGGGGTGCTTTTTAATTTTGGGAATTGGCGTAGATTATGCTATATTTTATCGTCATGCTGGACAACGTGATGATGTGGTCTCAATGGCACTATTTTTATGTATGCTATCCACGCTATTCGGTTTCGGCTTACTCTCATTAAGCAATACCTATGCGATTTTTTGTTTTGGATTTACCGTGTTATGTGGCGTGATTTTATCCTATATTTTTGCCAGCTATTTAACACCTGTCGATCAAGATTATTTTTCTAAAGGGCAACAAAATGCAAACCATACACACTGA
- a CDS encoding Clp protease, with translation MRIAIQILLSMLMIAYPFAVWWALQQQALLWVSLLLITVAIVRYLCKPNPLFAPLTIMAILCGSSSLFSQNELWLKCYPVLMSVGTLAIFAYTLKSPPNMIERFARLHQPDLPESGVRWTRNVTKVWCGFFIINACIALATVLWGTTEQWAIYNGFISYILMGCLLLGEFVLRKWHQQKSS, from the coding sequence ATGCGTATCGCCATTCAAATTTTGCTTAGTATGCTGATGATTGCCTACCCCTTTGCAGTGTGGTGGGCATTACAACAGCAAGCGTTATTATGGGTCAGTCTGTTATTAATCACGGTTGCTATTGTACGTTATTTATGCAAGCCTAATCCTTTATTTGCACCACTCACTATCATGGCGATTTTATGTGGTAGTTCAAGTTTATTTTCACAAAATGAACTTTGGCTCAAGTGCTACCCAGTTTTGATGAGCGTGGGAACATTAGCCATTTTTGCTTATACGCTCAAATCGCCACCAAATATGATTGAACGCTTTGCACGTTTACATCAACCTGATTTGCCTGAAAGTGGGGTACGTTGGACACGCAATGTTACCAAAGTATGGTGTGGATTTTTTATCATTAATGCTTGTATTGCCCTAGCAACAGTATTATGGGGAACAACAGAGCAATGGGCGATTTATAATGGCTTTATTTCCTATATCCTTATGGGTTGTTTATTATTAGGCGAATTTGTATTGCGTAAATGGCATCAACAAAAATCATCTTAG
- a CDS encoding outer membrane lipoprotein carrier protein LolA gives MNTRFLNLSYIRAITLSTFALISGMVMMTPQHVLANTQLTKQQSEQQALQSIFQRLSQQTMVRANFIQQKKLATMNKTFNSSGHIVFTKQHGVLWRIQAPVQADLIMTPKVVVQKTANTQSKINLTQNQYAGVASVFMQLMAGDQKTLKQHFNIQQVHYTAQNWQLKLTPKSATMQRLFAQVDISGHDYVQNIIIQEKAQGKTAGGTTQIQFSQHKNTPTSLNSSEYALFELAK, from the coding sequence ATGAATACACGTTTTTTAAATTTATCTTATATCAGAGCCATTACATTAAGCACTTTTGCTTTAATAAGTGGCATGGTAATGATGACACCACAACACGTACTTGCCAATACACAACTCACAAAGCAACAGAGCGAACAGCAAGCATTACAAAGCATTTTTCAGCGTTTATCTCAACAAACGATGGTGCGTGCCAATTTTATCCAACAAAAAAAATTAGCGACCATGAATAAAACATTTAATTCTTCAGGTCATATCGTATTTACTAAACAACACGGCGTATTATGGCGTATCCAAGCCCCTGTACAAGCGGATTTAATCATGACTCCAAAAGTTGTGGTACAAAAAACAGCCAATACACAAAGTAAAATTAATCTCACACAAAATCAATATGCAGGTGTAGCAAGTGTCTTTATGCAACTGATGGCAGGCGACCAAAAAACCTTAAAACAGCATTTTAATATTCAACAAGTACATTATACAGCACAAAATTGGCAATTAAAGCTAACGCCCAAATCTGCTACCATGCAACGCTTATTTGCTCAAGTAGATATTTCAGGACATGACTATGTACAAAATATCATCATACAAGAAAAAGCTCAAGGCAAAACCGCAGGCGGAACAACACAGATTCAATTTAGCCAACACAAAAATACTCCAACATCATTAAATAGTAGTGAATATGCACTTTTTGAATTGGCGAAATAA
- a CDS encoding 1-acyl-sn-glycerol-3-phosphate acyltransferase, protein MIAKINYVWRVIGTALGFASFGLGGLLIALFVAPFAKLIHRDPERQAIFTQKVIKYAFRTFIEGLKFGGVMTYDVKNLHKLENSYGELVVANHPCLLDVVMLIAFMPRANCVVKQALWQNPFTHAPVKSAGYILNQGSQTFIDACINKLQTEQAGSLIIFPEGTRTERQQMLNDFQRGAANIAVRANVPIRPVLIRCTPSTLTKNEKWYHIPNRAFHLELDVLDAIDIQHILPNVEINPKGVRQFNAWLYDFFKRELAK, encoded by the coding sequence ATGATAGCCAAAATTAACTATGTTTGGCGTGTAATTGGCACGGCATTAGGTTTTGCAAGTTTTGGTTTAGGTGGCTTACTCATTGCATTGTTTGTTGCCCCCTTTGCCAAACTCATACATCGAGACCCTGAACGGCAAGCAATTTTTACACAAAAAGTCATTAAATATGCCTTTCGTACTTTTATTGAAGGCTTAAAATTTGGGGGTGTAATGACTTATGACGTTAAAAATTTACATAAACTTGAAAATAGTTATGGTGAATTAGTCGTTGCAAATCATCCATGTTTGCTGGATGTAGTGATGTTAATTGCATTTATGCCCCGTGCCAACTGTGTGGTTAAACAAGCCTTATGGCAAAACCCATTTACTCATGCACCTGTAAAAAGTGCAGGTTATATTTTAAATCAAGGCTCACAAACTTTTATTGATGCGTGTATCAACAAACTACAAACCGAACAAGCAGGCTCATTAATTATTTTCCCAGAAGGAACACGCACCGAACGTCAGCAAATGCTGAATGATTTTCAACGTGGTGCAGCCAATATTGCTGTGCGTGCCAATGTACCAATACGTCCTGTGTTGATTCGTTGCACGCCATCGACATTAACCAAAAATGAAAAATGGTATCATATCCCAAACCGTGCCTTTCATTTAGAGTTAGATGTACTCGATGCGATTGATATACAACATATATTACCTAATGTAGAAATTAATCCTAAAGGAGTCCGCCAATTTAATGCGTGGCTCTATGATTTTTTTAAGCGAGAACTAGCAAAATGA
- a CDS encoding acyl-CoA synthetase, translating to MFDFLSSQFYNSHIMAYMGQNQTSTPMNTHIQQDCVSYAQFWQMVADKIVMLKQQPQQRYALWCQNSLTFFAWLWAGILANKILTLPPHRQIQLEQNLKKQGIDFIDDNTPYHQQEQNIEQVIQSYHIDWQTQLNASHILFYTSGSTGQAKQIPRCLSQLLLEAQIIHQYIDFPQPFIMWATVSHQHLYGLTFQLCVPFMASQTFYAQQLIYPEQIEQQLTHYANHQQALYHNILISSPALLKRCAGVFDFKSATWLLSAGGRLDTGVRMHYTQGILEIFGSSETGVIGYRYDDNALWRSFDELQLKLSDEQTLGIQSPYAYQKDWIITRDCVQLYDNGFELLGRSDRIVKLEEKRLSLDHIESQLNQLDEVSDCHAILIEHDSEQTSRTFLSVVVALTPTAWQQLKHHGKRAMVQQLKRQLKAHLEPIATPKHWRFVAYLPRNTQSKLNQLWVNKLFLSTQYPHVLAQSQQEHTYIFTLQFSPELLCFKGHFDGFPIYPGVGQLAFFIHFAQQIWVDLLSCRGYEQVKFQQLIRPYDVLDLHLTRTQHKISFQLKSDENIIASGRLLFNLTE from the coding sequence ATGTTTGATTTTTTATCATCACAATTTTATAACTCACATATTATGGCATATATGGGGCAAAATCAAACATCTACGCCGATGAACACTCATATCCAACAAGATTGCGTTAGTTATGCCCAATTTTGGCAGATGGTTGCCGATAAAATAGTTATGCTGAAACAGCAACCACAGCAACGCTATGCCTTATGGTGCCAAAATAGTTTGACATTTTTTGCATGGCTCTGGGCAGGCATTTTAGCCAATAAGATTTTAACCTTACCGCCCCATCGTCAAATTCAATTAGAGCAGAATTTAAAAAAACAAGGTATTGATTTTATTGATGATAATACGCCTTATCATCAGCAAGAACAAAACATTGAACAAGTAATACAAAGCTATCATATTGATTGGCAAACCCAACTTAATGCATCTCATATATTATTTTATACCTCTGGCTCTACAGGACAAGCCAAACAAATTCCACGTTGCTTATCACAGTTATTATTAGAAGCACAAATTATCCATCAATATATTGATTTCCCACAACCGTTTATTATGTGGGCAACGGTGAGCCATCAACATTTATATGGTTTAACCTTTCAACTTTGTGTACCATTTATGGCTTCACAAACCTTTTATGCTCAACAACTCATTTATCCTGAACAAATTGAACAACAATTAACGCATTATGCTAATCATCAACAAGCGTTATATCATAATATTTTAATCAGTAGTCCAGCCTTGCTCAAACGTTGTGCAGGTGTATTTGATTTTAAATCAGCAACTTGGCTATTATCCGCAGGGGGACGTTTAGATACTGGCGTACGAATGCACTATACACAAGGGATTTTAGAAATTTTTGGTAGTTCAGAAACAGGCGTGATTGGCTATCGTTATGACGATAATGCACTATGGCGAAGTTTTGATGAATTACAACTCAAATTGAGTGATGAGCAAACACTTGGTATTCAAAGCCCTTATGCTTATCAAAAAGATTGGATTATAACCCGTGATTGTGTACAATTATACGACAATGGTTTTGAATTGTTAGGGCGTAGCGACCGTATTGTTAAATTAGAAGAAAAGCGATTGAGCCTAGACCATATTGAATCTCAACTAAACCAACTTGATGAAGTCAGCGATTGTCATGCCATATTAATTGAACATGATAGCGAACAAACTTCACGCACTTTTTTATCGGTCGTAGTAGCTTTAACCCCAACCGCTTGGCAACAACTTAAACATCACGGTAAACGTGCGATGGTTCAACAATTAAAGCGACAATTAAAAGCTCATTTAGAGCCAATTGCCACACCTAAACATTGGCGATTTGTTGCCTATTTACCACGTAATACCCAGTCTAAACTTAACCAATTATGGGTGAACAAATTGTTTTTATCTACACAATATCCACACGTTTTAGCTCAATCTCAACAAGAGCATACCTATATTTTTACATTACAATTTTCACCTGAATTGTTATGTTTTAAAGGACATTTTGATGGTTTTCCGATTTACCCCGGTGTAGGACAACTTGCCTTTTTTATCCATTTTGCACAACAAATATGGGTAGATTTACTGTCTTGTCGTGGTTATGAACAAGTTAAATTTCAACAACTTATCCGCCCATACGATGTATTAGATTTGCATTTGACACGCACTCAACATAAAATTAGTTTTCAGCTCAAGTCTGATGAAAATATCATTGCGTCAGGACGTTTATTATTTAATTTAACTGAATAA
- a CDS encoding thioesterase family protein — translation MQAEIEIDVPFHDVDSMNVVWHGHYLKYFELARCQLLEQFDYNYNQMRESGYVYPVIESHIRYVHGIIFNQKIRVVAKLVEWENRLKIDYIIYDAQSNKRLTKGYTIQVAVRIEDRELCLASPPILLQKLQQWSAFNA, via the coding sequence ATGCAAGCAGAAATTGAAATTGATGTTCCCTTCCACGATGTTGATAGCATGAATGTGGTATGGCATGGACATTATTTAAAATATTTTGAATTGGCACGTTGTCAATTATTAGAGCAATTTGATTATAATTATAATCAAATGCGTGAGTCTGGCTATGTTTATCCTGTAATTGAAAGCCACATTCGTTATGTACATGGTATTATTTTTAATCAAAAAATCCGTGTAGTTGCCAAATTAGTTGAATGGGAAAATCGCTTAAAAATTGACTATATTATTTATGATGCTCAAAGCAATAAACGTCTTACTAAAGGTTATACGATTCAAGTTGCCGTGCGTATCGAAGACCGTGAATTATGTTTAGCCAGTCCGCCCATTTTGTTACAAAAACTACAACAATGGTCAGCATTTAATGCTTAA